The sequence below is a genomic window from Tubulanus polymorphus chromosome 1, tnTubPoly1.2, whole genome shotgun sequence.
TCAATGAATTAGCCCAAGAAGAAATGACGATGGACCAGTTACTTATGAATGCCGCTGACTCGAGTAAGATAACACGATAAGTTTTGAAAAGTGTGAAAACGATTTATGATTTTACTCGTGATGTATCTGTGTTTTCAAGGTGAAGCTATGGATTTTATCGCGGATGAGAACACGGTACTGGTAGAGTTAGATATACTATATGATAAATATGAATgggaagaaatagaagaattgtAAGTAAAATTCTTCCTGATCGTTATATGCCTTTTATACTTATATACTACCCACCGAAAATCGGTTTCTATATTCAAATCTATCCGAAATGTAATATATCTTCATCTGCAGCGGTTCGGTCAGTAAAGCAAAAAGATCGCTGACCAAACGTAAAGCTATTCACGACAAGAGATGGACGAATAAAGAAATACCGTACATCATTTCAAACGTATTTGGTAAGTTTCACTCTTCAGAAAGGTGGGTAATCTGATTTTGATTGTCGGCATCAATTTCACTACGCAATTTGTCTTGCAGTGAAATGTGAGTTAGGGTGTAGTCGGCATTGTAAGGTTTTTAAAGCTATTTTGGAAATATCATTAACGTGACTCCAGTAATTTAACTGCGCATACTTATATTCATTACCAATCAGTTCATATCAGTTTCATGAAGAGATTTCTTCATCATGTCTCGCGGCTTAACTCggtgaaattcatttttctacgctaaaattctatatgttcAAGATGCCGATGATAAACGCGAAGTACACGCCGCCATGGACGAATGGTCCACAAATACTTGCATCAAATTTCGCCCGGCATCTGGACAGGAACAACACAGGATACAGTTCACGAACGGGGCAGGGTGTAGATCATATGTCGGCATGACGTATAAACGTGCCCAGGATGTTAACTTAGCAAAGGGATGTCGACGCGTAAGTCCGACTAAACAACGTGCGGAAGAAAATAAACGACGACCGTAGGACAATTCAACTGAATCATGTATAGCGCTGCAAACGGACaaacaattcaaagaaatAAACGGCGCCGTTTGCTCTATAATGGTCGAATATAAAGTTTTAGacattaaattcaaaaagttacaTTTCAGAAAGGTATCATAATGCACGAGCTGGGCCACGCGGTGGGTTTCCATCACGAACAAACCAGACCGGATCGAGAACAGTTCGTCACTCTCAACGACGACAATATCGCGCCTAGTATGacattcaatttcaaactgTATAATTGGGAGACGATTAAAGACTATGGCGTGCCTTATGATTATTCAAGTATCATGCACTACGGTCAATACGTAAGTGAAgtataatcatgattttttattaCCGATGTCCCCTAAATTAACTGCTGCAGATTTGATTGTTTTGTCTATACTATGTTTCTATAGTCATTCTCGAAAAATGGCGAATCAACAATGGACGCCGTAGACAAAAAATATCAGGAAGTGATGGGAAATAGAAAAGGGTTTAGTTTCAGAGATGTCAAAGTTGCAAATCTCATGTACGATTGCGCAGGTAGATTCACGATAAACTTTTATTTCCTGGTTCTGTATTTTATTCTATAACGAACACGCAGACCATAAAACAATCTTCATAACTCCAGCGCACTGTCCGCAGAAGAGGTGTCCAGGAGAAGGCTTCGTCGGAAAAGATTGTAAATGTTGGTGTCCCGGATTTCCGTATGTTTTGTGCGACGACATCAAAAATAAGCGAACAACTGAAGGCGCTTATACGTACGATGACCTTCATATTCCAGAAAAACTCGGAGGTTTCAAACCCAGCTTCAGGTCAAAAACTTGTGAGAATCTATCTTATTCACTTGACAAAGAACGTGCGATTGAATGATGTTCATTGCTTTATATTTATCTCTTGTTAGAATACGCACTCATTTTTGAAGGTTAT
It includes:
- the LOC141915299 gene encoding uncharacterized protein LOC141915299: MFRSTRPLLFGLLLILIKTDGTASKALTYFDDINELAQEEMTMDQLLMNAADSSEAMDFIADENTVLVELDILYDKYEWEEIEEFGSVSKAKRSLTKRKAIHDKRWTNKEIPYIISNVFDADDKREVHAAMDEWSTNTCIKFRPASGQEQHRIQFTNGAGCRSYVGMTYKRAQDVNLAKGCRRKGIIMHELGHAVGFHHEQTRPDREQFVTLNDDNIAPSMTFNFKLYNWETIKDYGVPYDYSSIMHYGQYSFSKNGESTMDAVDKKYQEVMGNRKGFSFRDVKVANLMYDCAAHCPQKRCPGEGFVGKDCKCWCPGFPYVLCDDIKNKRTTEGAYTYDDLHIPEKLGGFKPSFRSKTSICHDALGERRCKAYSKLGYCSNESHKDYMSEKCTKSCGKCSTSSTGNVAEKPVCKDKHGSCSQYKSLGYCSDSTYRKYMSENCAKTCAVCSKSTTSKEVNSVTNKNVNNNNNKNTGEAIAEKQVCKNMNKNCEGWAKSDKCSSYYKNYMKKYCPKACGFCDVNAKENKGKAKERCADRNMNCASWAGRGECRRNPAFMNYYCKQACGECSLTNSELAQANTGKKIRHSGGAVECVDKDKYCDGWARRGECSKNPSYMHMNCRKSCKKC